In Exiguobacterium sibiricum 7-3, a genomic segment contains:
- a CDS encoding MBL fold metallo-hydrolase, with protein MSLHYSVLASGSTGNALYIESEQTRLLVDAGLTGKAMLALFDQIHRSPEKIDGLFVTHEHSDHIKGVGIMARKYNIPLYANEKTWAAMEAKIGKIDPALKFLWEVGEVKQFGDIEVESFNVSHDAADPMFFQFAHDGKRLAHITDTGYVSDRMKGVIRGADAYIFEANHDIGMLQMGHYPWSVKRRILGDYGHVSNEDAAIAMSEVLDDRTKRIHMAHLSKDNNMKELARMSVSQTLASRDVDLSKIQLLDTDPVIPTPLLKL; from the coding sequence ATGAGCCTACACTACAGCGTCCTTGCCAGTGGCTCGACGGGGAATGCCCTCTATATCGAAAGTGAACAGACCCGCCTGCTCGTCGATGCCGGTCTGACCGGCAAAGCGATGCTCGCCCTGTTCGACCAGATTCACCGGTCACCGGAAAAAATCGATGGCTTGTTCGTCACCCATGAACATTCGGATCATATTAAAGGTGTCGGCATCATGGCCCGGAAGTACAACATCCCGCTTTATGCGAACGAAAAAACGTGGGCAGCGATGGAAGCGAAGATTGGCAAGATTGACCCCGCACTGAAGTTCCTCTGGGAAGTCGGGGAGGTCAAACAGTTCGGTGATATCGAGGTCGAATCGTTTAACGTCAGTCATGACGCGGCCGACCCGATGTTCTTCCAGTTCGCCCACGACGGAAAACGGCTCGCCCATATTACGGATACCGGCTACGTCTCGGACCGGATGAAAGGTGTCATCCGCGGCGCCGATGCCTATATTTTTGAAGCGAATCACGATATCGGGATGCTCCAGATGGGGCATTACCCGTGGAGCGTCAAACGGCGGATTCTCGGCGATTACGGACACGTCTCGAACGAAGATGCGGCGATTGCGATGAGCGAAGTGCTCGATGACCGGACGAAACGGATCCACATGGCCCACCTGAGTAAGGACAACAACATGAAGGAGCTGGCCCGGATGAGTGTCTCCCAGACGCTTGCGAGCCGCGACGTCGACCTCAGCAAGATTCAGTTACTCGACACCGATCCGGTCATTCCGACACCGCTTTTGAAGCTCTGA
- a CDS encoding CxxH/CxxC protein, whose amino-acid sequence MDKYVCLEHVELALDEVVDETEEYPILEEVPAEKNVTCEYCDQPATYLVSSKK is encoded by the coding sequence GTGGATAAATATGTCTGTTTAGAACATGTCGAGTTAGCGCTCGACGAAGTAGTCGATGAAACGGAAGAGTATCCGATTTTGGAAGAGGTGCCGGCAGAGAAAAACGTCACGTGTGAGTACTGTGACCAGCCCGCGACATATCTTGTGTCAAGCAAAAAATAA
- a CDS encoding S1C family serine protease, translating to MDRPEEPRNESDQPYASTDETSGFPPRRSSEDEPVSPYREPYEEEPQEPKRRGGGKAFFVGLIGGIIGALLIALIAWPFVRDEMTSPTPVSNATPEQAATKATESENDIVGAVGQTKEAVVSVTNLQSSFQGADQETGAGSGVIYKKDGNKAYVVTNYHVVEGASRLSVTLSDGTALEAKVLGEDPTYDLAVLSIDASKVTQVVKLGDSDTLRAGETVLAIGNPLGIFANSVTRGVISAQERTVPVDTNKDGQQDFNTEVIQTDAAINPGNSGGALINTSGQLIGINSMKIAEASVEGVGFAIPINEALPIMRDLEQNGEVIRPQLGIQIRDVQEFPSGFREDRLKLPSDVNRGIVVVGLTKNSGAAKAGMKENDVIVEINGKDIRSFADLKSVLYRDAKVGDNVKVTFYRGGEKQTLDVKLSAQAATVQ from the coding sequence ATGGATCGACCAGAAGAACCACGGAATGAATCAGATCAGCCTTACGCATCGACCGATGAGACGAGCGGCTTTCCGCCACGGCGGTCCAGTGAAGATGAGCCGGTCAGTCCCTATCGTGAACCATATGAAGAAGAACCGCAGGAACCAAAACGCCGTGGCGGCGGGAAGGCCTTTTTTGTCGGCTTGATCGGCGGGATCATCGGGGCGCTGTTGATTGCCTTGATCGCCTGGCCGTTCGTCCGTGACGAAATGACAAGTCCGACGCCGGTCTCAAACGCGACGCCGGAACAGGCCGCGACAAAGGCGACGGAATCAGAAAATGATATTGTCGGTGCCGTCGGTCAGACGAAAGAAGCGGTCGTCAGTGTGACGAATCTGCAAAGTTCATTCCAGGGTGCCGATCAGGAGACCGGTGCCGGATCGGGTGTCATCTATAAAAAAGACGGCAACAAAGCGTACGTCGTGACGAACTATCACGTCGTTGAAGGGGCGAGCCGTCTGTCGGTCACATTGTCCGACGGAACGGCACTCGAAGCAAAAGTGCTCGGAGAAGATCCGACGTACGATCTAGCAGTCCTGTCGATTGATGCGTCAAAAGTGACACAAGTCGTGAAACTCGGGGATTCGGATACGCTGCGTGCCGGAGAGACGGTTCTTGCAATCGGGAATCCGCTCGGAATCTTTGCGAACTCGGTCACACGCGGTGTCATCAGTGCCCAGGAGCGGACAGTTCCTGTCGATACGAACAAGGACGGGCAGCAGGACTTCAACACTGAAGTCATTCAGACCGATGCCGCAATCAACCCGGGTAACTCAGGCGGCGCACTGATCAATACATCCGGTCAATTGATTGGAATCAACTCGATGAAGATTGCGGAAGCAAGCGTCGAAGGTGTCGGCTTTGCGATTCCAATCAACGAAGCCTTGCCGATTATGCGTGATCTCGAACAAAACGGTGAAGTGATTCGCCCGCAACTCGGGATTCAGATTCGTGACGTTCAGGAATTCCCAAGCGGGTTCCGGGAAGATCGTCTGAAGTTACCGAGTGACGTCAACCGCGGGATTGTTGTCGTCGGTTTGACGAAAAATAGCGGAGCAGCAAAAGCAGGGATGAAAGAAAATGATGTCATCGTTGAGATCAACGGAAAAGACATCCGATCATTTGCCGATTTAAAAAGTGTCCTCTATCGTGACGCTAAAGTCGGCGACAACGTCAAAGTGACATTCTACCGGGGCGGCGAGAAACAGACACTTGATGTCAAACTGTCGGCGCAAGCAGCGACGGTACAATAA
- the rlmH gene encoding 23S rRNA (pseudouridine(1915)-N(3))-methyltransferase RlmH, protein MQITIITVGKLKEKYLKQGIAEYTKRLGAYCSIQEIEVPDEKAPEQLSDAEMQQVKKKEGERILAKIGPDVHVYALAIEGKQRTSEQFATELDRLATYGKSKIAFVIGGSLGLAPEVMQRANDTISFSKMTFPHQLMKMILCEQIYRAYRINRNEPYHK, encoded by the coding sequence ATGCAAATTACCATTATCACGGTCGGAAAGCTGAAAGAGAAGTACTTGAAGCAAGGGATTGCCGAATATACAAAACGTCTTGGCGCCTATTGTTCGATTCAAGAAATCGAGGTGCCGGACGAAAAAGCACCGGAACAACTAAGTGACGCCGAGATGCAGCAAGTGAAGAAAAAAGAGGGCGAACGGATTTTAGCGAAGATTGGACCGGACGTTCATGTCTATGCACTTGCTATCGAAGGAAAGCAACGGACGAGCGAACAGTTTGCGACAGAACTCGACCGACTAGCAACGTACGGCAAAAGTAAAATCGCGTTTGTCATCGGTGGATCACTTGGTCTCGCACCGGAAGTCATGCAACGGGCAAACGATACGATTTCGTTCTCGAAGATGACATTTCCCCATCAATTAATGAAGATGATTTTGTGTGAGCAGATTTACCGGGCGTATCGGATTAATCGGAATGAACCGTAC